The following proteins are co-located in the Lagenorhynchus albirostris chromosome 2, mLagAlb1.1, whole genome shotgun sequence genome:
- the CD244 gene encoding natural killer cell receptor 2B4 — MSSADHVVGISGESVWLRPPSIQIRTYSVIWKMKPYSNSSCYFIYSWKNVSSQSDVGKSLNWTSNHFNNRLSFIRENLTLLIMAVQQQDSGLYLLEVTEDTGKVWRHQFQVSVFDRVEKPQLVERWKVLDRGMCQVTLSCSVSRGGDVSYAWYKGTELIQTPRNLTKLEEQIDVSGLHTYTCNVSNPVSWANHTLQLTQGCLNAYSNFIFLSTLVSIMILLTALFLGALTCFYVRRWKRKQSQTRPEEFLTIYEDVNNVQTRRNQEQNSPGEGRSIYSMIQSQSSASTSQDNANTLYSLVQSSWKSGSKKTNRHTSVNKTIYEEVGKRAPKAENPARLSRRELENFCVYS; from the exons ATGA GTTCTGCTGATCATGTGGTTGGAATCTCGGGAGAGTCTGTCTGGTTACGGCCCCCCAGCATACAGATAAGGACATACTCTGTTATCTGGAAGATGAAGCCATACTCAAATTCAAGCTGTTATTTCATATACTCTTGGAAGAATGTTTCCAGCCAGAGCGATGTAGGGAAGAGTTTGAATTGGACTTCAAATCATTTCAACAATAGACTGAGCTTTATAAGAGAAAACTTAACTCTTCTCATCATGGCAGTTCAGCAGCAGGACAGTGGCCTCTACCTCCTGGAGGTCACTGAAGACACTGGGAAGGTTTGGAGACATCAGTTCCAGGTTTCTGTATTTG ATCGTGTTGAGAAGCCCCAGCTGGTGGAGAGGTGGAAGGTCCTGGACAGGGGGATGTGCCAAGTGACTCTGTCCTGCTCGGTCTCCAGAGGAGGTGATGTGAGCTATGCTTGGTATAAAGGGACTGAGCTGATTCAGACACCCAGGAACCTCACCAAACTGGAGGAGCAGATTGATGTCAGTGGTTTGCACACATACACCTGCAATGTCAGCAACCCTGTCAGCTGGGCAAACCACACCCTCCAACTCACACAGGGCTGTCTGAATGCCTACTCGA ATTTCATCTTTCTGTCCACTTTGGTGAGCATCATGATTCTCCTAACGGCATTGTTCCTGGGCGCCCTCACCTGCTTCTATGTGCGGAGGTGGAAGAGGAAGCAGTCAC AGACCAGACCAGAGGAATTTCTGACGATCTACGAAGATGTCAACAACGTGCAAACCAGGAGAAATCAA GAGCAGAATTCCCCTGGAGAAGGGAGAAGCATCTACTCCATGATCCAGTCCCAG TCTTCTGCTTCCACATCACAAGATAACGCAAATACATTGTATTCATTAGTACAGTCTTCCTGGAAG TCTGGATCCAAGAAGACGAACCGCCACACTTCCGTCAATAAAACTATCTATGAAGAG GTGGGAAAGAGAGCACCCAAAGCTGAGAACCCGGCTCGACTGAGCCGCAGGGAGCTGGAGAACTTCTGTGTGTATTCCTAG